The following proteins are co-located in the Polymorphospora rubra genome:
- a CDS encoding DUF2795 domain-containing protein: MTSQPLPWEEQLSGLDYPVSKEDLIRRAQENGADTKTLQALRSLPADRFGSPAEVTGALGPLR, encoded by the coding sequence ATGACCAGTCAGCCACTCCCGTGGGAGGAACAGCTCAGCGGCCTGGACTATCCGGTGTCGAAGGAGGACCTGATCCGGCGGGCACAGGAGAACGGTGCCGACACGAAGACGCTGCAGGCACTGCGCTCGCTGCCGGCCGACCGGTTCGGCTCCCCCGCCGAGGTCACCGGCGCGCTCGGCCCGCTGCGCTAA
- a CDS encoding erythromycin esterase family protein, which translates to MSLYDANLGENDAGWGGTLGRIAHRLAGPDDFDPLLDRIGDARIVQLGEASHGTYDYYRLREQLTRRLVAEHGFSFVAVEGDWPDCDRVHRSVTGAPGADPDPQTALERFERWPTWMWANAEVARFCRWLRAWNLERSPEQRVGFHGLDVYSLWESIHAILDHLGEDDPPARRAAQEAYRCFEPFNGDPQVYAMVDDECQGEVVRMLTQLRNRATRDGADRFSAWQNAEVVAGAERYYRAMVQGGPQSWNVRDTHMADTLDRLLDFYGTGAKAVVWAHNTHVGDARATSMTRAGLVNIGELARDRYGPDDVVLVGFGGYRGEVLAGSEWGAPAQVMELPPARPGSLEDRLHTVLPERALLVFPRDDRPAWLGAEFEHRAVGVVYDPEVERWGNYVPTRLGDRYDAFVWCDQSTPLHPLPARSVPGELETYPAGV; encoded by the coding sequence ATGTCCTTGTATGACGCTAACCTGGGTGAGAACGACGCCGGCTGGGGCGGGACGCTGGGGCGGATCGCGCACCGGCTGGCCGGACCGGACGACTTCGACCCACTGCTCGACCGGATCGGGGACGCCCGGATCGTGCAACTCGGCGAGGCGAGTCACGGCACGTACGACTACTACCGGCTCCGCGAGCAGCTCACCCGTCGGCTCGTCGCCGAGCACGGATTCTCGTTCGTCGCCGTCGAGGGCGACTGGCCGGACTGCGACCGGGTGCACCGCTCGGTCACCGGCGCACCGGGCGCCGACCCCGACCCGCAGACCGCGCTGGAACGGTTCGAGCGGTGGCCGACCTGGATGTGGGCCAATGCCGAGGTGGCCCGCTTCTGCCGCTGGCTCCGGGCGTGGAACCTCGAGCGGTCGCCGGAGCAGCGGGTCGGGTTCCACGGGCTCGACGTCTACAGCCTCTGGGAGTCGATCCACGCGATCCTCGACCACCTGGGGGAGGACGATCCGCCGGCCCGCCGCGCGGCGCAGGAGGCGTACCGCTGCTTCGAGCCGTTCAACGGCGACCCGCAGGTCTACGCGATGGTCGACGACGAGTGCCAGGGTGAGGTCGTACGGATGCTCACGCAACTGCGGAACCGGGCGACCCGCGACGGTGCCGACCGGTTCTCGGCCTGGCAGAACGCCGAGGTGGTGGCGGGGGCGGAGCGCTACTACCGGGCGATGGTCCAGGGCGGCCCGCAGTCGTGGAACGTCCGCGACACCCACATGGCCGACACCCTCGACCGGTTGCTCGACTTCTACGGGACCGGCGCGAAAGCCGTGGTGTGGGCACACAACACGCACGTCGGCGACGCCCGGGCGACCAGCATGACGCGCGCCGGACTCGTCAACATCGGCGAGCTGGCCCGGGACCGGTACGGCCCGGACGACGTGGTCCTGGTCGGCTTCGGCGGCTACCGGGGCGAGGTGCTCGCCGGCAGCGAGTGGGGCGCCCCGGCGCAGGTGATGGAGTTGCCGCCGGCCCGTCCGGGATCGTTGGAGGACCGCCTGCACACGGTGCTCCCGGAACGCGCCCTGCTGGTCTTCCCGCGCGACGACCGGCCGGCCTGGCTCGGTGCGGAGTTCGAGCACCGAGCGGTGGGGGTCGTCTACGACCCGGAGGTCGAACGCTGGGGGAACTACGTGCCGACCCGGCTCGGCGACCGTTACGACGCCTTCGTCTGGTGCGACCAGAGCACACCGCTGCACCCGCTGCCGGCCCGGTCGGTGCCCGGCGAACTGGAGACCTATCCGGCCGGCGTCTGA
- a CDS encoding helix-turn-helix transcriptional regulator codes for MKFRPGGFAPFLVGPVARLTGQTRPLAEFWGGADAAGLARDLAAAGPDLGALVAVAEHHLRAHRPAPDPEVERVGRIVRTLLHDRSVLRVDEVAARFGLSPRSLQRLFQRYVGVSPKWILRRYRLHEAAARLAADDGPANWSEVAADLGYFDQSHFIRDFAAAVGMTPAAYADACRRRVQPVSA; via the coding sequence GTGAAGTTCCGGCCGGGCGGGTTCGCGCCGTTCCTGGTCGGGCCGGTGGCCCGGCTCACCGGCCAGACCCGGCCGCTCGCCGAATTCTGGGGCGGGGCCGACGCCGCCGGGTTGGCCCGTGACCTGGCCGCCGCCGGCCCGGACCTCGGCGCGCTGGTCGCGGTCGCGGAGCACCACCTCCGGGCGCACCGGCCGGCGCCGGACCCCGAGGTGGAACGGGTCGGGCGGATCGTACGCACACTGCTGCACGACCGGTCGGTGCTCCGGGTCGACGAGGTGGCGGCCCGGTTCGGCCTGTCGCCCCGGTCGCTGCAACGGCTCTTCCAGCGTTACGTCGGCGTGAGTCCGAAGTGGATACTTCGGCGCTACCGGCTGCACGAGGCGGCCGCCCGGCTGGCGGCGGACGACGGGCCGGCCAACTGGAGCGAGGTCGCCGCCGACCTGGGCTATTTCGACCAGTCGCACTTCATCCGGGACTTCGCCGCGGCGGTGGGGATGACCCCGGCCGCGTACGCCGACGCCTGTCGCCGCCGCGTCCAGCCGGTGAGCGCCTGA
- a CDS encoding DUF6597 domain-containing transcriptional factor: MDRPPLGKTRHRPAPTASRHGLLGVRARDFDLDRAPASPDLAGLVERHWLVRWDLPDGREGSVSLIPHPCVNLFAAGGPVAVAGVGDKVFTYRYSGRGHVFG, from the coding sequence GTGGACCGGCCACCGCTTGGAAAAACACGACACCGACCGGCACCGACCGCGAGCCGTCACGGCCTGCTCGGCGTACGTGCCCGGGACTTCGACCTCGACCGGGCGCCCGCCTCACCCGACCTCGCCGGTCTCGTCGAGCGGCACTGGCTGGTCCGTTGGGATCTGCCCGACGGCCGGGAGGGTTCGGTCAGCCTGATCCCCCATCCGTGCGTCAACCTGTTCGCCGCCGGTGGACCGGTCGCCGTCGCCGGGGTCGGCGACAAGGTGTTCACCTACCGCTACTCCGGCCGCGGTCACGTCTTCGGGTGA
- a CDS encoding VOC family protein, with translation MTDNESPARGPAPAGTQRLMPYVTVDDSGRAIDFYRDVLGAEVLTRIDGPDGDVIHAELRIGDSVLQLGAPMPDLGLIGPPAQGNAFTLTYWVEDPDTVFARAVAAGATPVSQVGDAFSGDRMGVFRCPFGLRWCVARHDRDVPVEEIRAAALAWTAEGDD, from the coding sequence ATGACCGACAACGAATCCCCTGCTCGCGGGCCGGCGCCGGCCGGCACGCAACGTCTGATGCCGTACGTCACCGTCGACGATTCCGGCCGGGCCATCGACTTCTACCGGGACGTCCTCGGTGCCGAGGTGCTGACCAGGATCGACGGCCCGGACGGCGACGTCATCCACGCCGAGCTGCGGATCGGTGACTCGGTGCTGCAACTGGGTGCGCCGATGCCCGACCTCGGGCTGATCGGGCCGCCCGCGCAGGGCAACGCCTTCACGTTGACGTACTGGGTGGAGGACCCGGACACCGTCTTCGCCCGGGCGGTGGCCGCCGGGGCGACGCCGGTGTCCCAGGTCGGCGACGCGTTCTCCGGCGACCGGATGGGGGTGTTCCGCTGCCCGTTCGGGCTGCGCTGGTGTGTGGCCCGACACGACCGTGACGTGCCGGTCGAGGAGATCCGGGCCGCCGCACTGGCCTGGACCGCCGAGGGCGACGACTGA
- a CDS encoding lysophospholipid acyltransferase family protein, with protein MAELVYPPVIATAKAMFRVLDLRIKVEGEQHIPRQGGAVIASNHVSYLDFIFCGLGAQPARRLVRFMAKKSVFDHRISGPLMRGMRHIPVDRNAGIASYREALAKLKDGEVVGVFPEATISRSFTVKELKTGAARMAHSAKVPLIPMAIWGTQRLWTKGRPRTLTRRHLPITILIGEPVPTQRDQEAVTAELHATLSALVDRAQRDYPDVPAGSDDAWWQPAHLGGSAPTPQEAAALDDAAPAR; from the coding sequence ATGGCGGAGTTGGTGTACCCGCCCGTCATCGCCACCGCAAAGGCGATGTTCCGGGTGCTGGACCTGCGGATCAAGGTAGAGGGCGAGCAGCACATCCCCCGGCAGGGCGGGGCGGTGATCGCGAGCAACCATGTCAGCTACCTCGACTTCATCTTCTGCGGTCTCGGCGCCCAGCCGGCCCGCCGGCTGGTGCGCTTCATGGCCAAGAAGTCGGTTTTCGACCACCGGATATCCGGTCCGCTGATGCGTGGCATGCGCCACATCCCGGTGGACCGCAACGCGGGGATCGCCTCCTACCGGGAGGCGCTGGCGAAGTTGAAGGACGGTGAGGTCGTCGGCGTCTTCCCGGAGGCCACGATCAGCCGGTCGTTCACCGTCAAGGAGCTCAAGACCGGGGCCGCGCGGATGGCACACAGCGCGAAGGTGCCCCTGATCCCGATGGCGATCTGGGGAACCCAGCGGCTGTGGACCAAGGGCCGGCCCCGTACGTTGACCCGCCGCCACCTGCCGATCACGATCCTCATCGGCGAGCCGGTGCCGACCCAGCGGGACCAGGAGGCGGTCACCGCCGAACTGCACGCCACCCTCTCCGCACTGGTGGACCGGGCCCAGCGCGACTATCCGGACGTGCCGGCGGGATCCGACGACGCCTGGTGGCAGCCGGCACACCTGGGCGGCAGTGCGCCGACGCCGCAGGAGGCGGCGGCCCTGGACGACGCGGCACCGGCCCGCTGA
- a CDS encoding MerR family transcriptional regulator, with product MTERSEGTSQLMQIGEAAERVGLSIRTIRHYEEAGLIVPSARSEGGFRLYTQPDLDRLAVVKRMKPLGFTLEEMRDLLTLLDALADTEPGAERTALLDRLAMFHQAATARVQALRDQLATAEGFARQMQDQLDIHRR from the coding sequence ATGACCGAGCGCAGCGAGGGCACCAGCCAGCTGATGCAGATCGGTGAGGCTGCGGAACGGGTCGGGTTGAGCATTCGCACCATCCGCCACTACGAGGAGGCCGGGCTGATCGTCCCGTCGGCCCGCAGCGAAGGTGGGTTCCGCCTCTACACCCAGCCCGATCTCGACCGGCTCGCCGTGGTCAAACGGATGAAGCCGCTCGGCTTCACCCTCGAGGAGATGCGCGACCTGCTCACCCTGCTCGACGCGCTCGCCGACACCGAACCCGGCGCCGAACGGACCGCCCTGCTGGACCGGTTGGCGATGTTCCACCAGGCGGCGACGGCACGGGTCCAGGCGCTGCGGGACCAGCTCGCCACCGCCGAGGGTTTCGCCCGCCAGATGCAGGACCAGCTCGACATCCACCGACGCTGA
- a CDS encoding Wzz/FepE/Etk N-terminal domain-containing protein — MDLFEILLVAVRRWYVSVPAVLVAILTAVAVGFVMQPEYKASATILLIPPTVNPNDRRPAAASAAPDERNPWLSLGEVGMAQAVQVSVTAPQARQRVEAAGGVSDYEVGHTVRSGLLTIDVAAPTPEQVGLTVDSVTTLISEEVVERQREYDPGPGEAIGTQLLDSGTGVVTSRFHILRTQLIVGAVGLVLATVFVVSFHAVARRPSRSRREQLAAATRPGAGSVGVASVGAARIDPASPGAARNDRGARPPRPGAAGVNGTAPVGRAGSVGVAKVVAPPPPSAPPPPSAPPPPSAPPPPSAPPPRSAFPPAPAAWPPEPPVPNGRG; from the coding sequence ATCGACCTCTTCGAGATCCTGCTGGTGGCCGTACGCCGGTGGTACGTCTCCGTGCCGGCGGTCCTTGTCGCGATCCTGACCGCGGTGGCGGTCGGCTTCGTCATGCAGCCGGAATACAAGGCATCCGCCACCATTCTGCTGATCCCGCCGACGGTGAACCCCAACGACCGCCGACCGGCCGCGGCGAGCGCCGCCCCCGACGAACGCAATCCGTGGCTCAGCCTCGGCGAGGTCGGCATGGCGCAGGCGGTCCAGGTTTCGGTCACCGCCCCGCAGGCCCGCCAGCGGGTGGAGGCCGCCGGTGGTGTGTCGGACTACGAGGTCGGGCACACCGTGCGTAGCGGGCTGCTGACCATCGACGTCGCGGCGCCGACGCCCGAGCAGGTCGGGCTGACCGTCGATTCGGTCACCACGCTCATCAGCGAAGAGGTGGTGGAGCGTCAGCGGGAGTACGACCCGGGCCCCGGGGAGGCGATCGGCACCCAGCTGCTCGACAGCGGCACCGGCGTCGTCACGTCCCGCTTCCACATCCTGCGTACCCAGTTGATCGTCGGTGCGGTCGGGCTGGTGCTCGCGACGGTGTTCGTGGTTTCCTTCCACGCCGTCGCCCGCCGCCCGTCCCGGAGCCGCCGCGAGCAACTCGCCGCCGCCACCCGCCCCGGTGCGGGCAGCGTCGGCGTCGCCAGCGTGGGGGCGGCCAGGATCGATCCGGCGAGCCCCGGGGCCGCCCGGAACGACCGGGGCGCCCGACCGCCTCGGCCCGGTGCCGCTGGAGTCAACGGCACGGCTCCGGTCGGCCGGGCCGGCAGCGTCGGGGTGGCGAAGGTCGTCGCACCCCCGCCCCCGTCGGCACCCCCGCCCCCGTCGGCACCCCCGCCCCCGTCGGCGCCTCCGCCCCCGTCGGCACCCCCGCCGCGGTCGGCGTTCCCGCCCGCGCCGGCCGCCTGGCCGCCGGAGCCGCCGGTGCCCAACGGTCGCGGCTGA
- a CDS encoding extracellular catalytic domain type 2 short-chain-length polyhydroxyalkanoate depolymerase: MKFLVRAVTAAATAALLTVVPATTAQAADPPTRPPVSGTLNTYNVSAVYVAGVSSGGYMATQLHLAYSARIRGAAIFAAGPYYCAQYNAAQATYGCMDDLWPTYLSTLKSYPPLWAAYGWIDPVANLSGRPVYAFRGNGDTVVRKSVNDALVSFYQHFGASVQYDTTSPAGHGWVTPYGTVGCSATAQPYLNDCGTDPQNAFLRKLLGSVSPRNTGALGGQLVSFNQSTFAVNGYAAGLSMGSTGFAYVPAACTAGQSCRLLVALHGCKQGRAEVGTAFVDRANLNQYADTNRLIVLYPQAVPSAVNPNGCWDWWGYLGGTNYAIKGGAQLETIMNMVRRLDG; this comes from the coding sequence ATGAAGTTCCTCGTACGCGCCGTCACCGCGGCCGCCACGGCGGCCCTGCTCACCGTCGTACCCGCGACCACCGCCCAGGCCGCCGACCCACCCACCCGGCCCCCGGTGTCGGGCACGTTGAACACCTACAACGTGTCGGCGGTCTACGTCGCCGGCGTCTCGTCCGGCGGCTACATGGCCACCCAACTGCACCTGGCCTACTCCGCCCGGATCCGGGGTGCCGCGATCTTCGCCGCCGGCCCCTACTACTGCGCCCAGTACAACGCCGCCCAGGCCACCTACGGCTGTATGGACGACCTGTGGCCGACGTACCTGTCGACGCTGAAGTCGTACCCGCCGCTGTGGGCCGCGTACGGCTGGATCGACCCGGTCGCGAACCTGTCCGGCCGGCCCGTCTACGCCTTCCGCGGCAACGGCGACACCGTGGTCAGGAAATCGGTCAACGACGCGCTGGTCAGCTTTTACCAGCACTTCGGCGCCAGCGTGCAGTACGACACCACCTCGCCGGCCGGGCACGGCTGGGTCACCCCGTACGGGACGGTCGGCTGTTCGGCCACCGCACAGCCGTACCTGAACGACTGTGGCACCGACCCGCAGAACGCCTTCCTGCGCAAGCTGCTGGGCTCGGTCAGCCCGCGCAACACCGGCGCGCTCGGCGGGCAGTTGGTCAGCTTCAACCAGAGCACCTTCGCGGTCAACGGCTACGCCGCGGGGCTGAGCATGGGCTCGACCGGGTTCGCCTACGTGCCGGCGGCCTGCACCGCCGGCCAGTCCTGCCGGCTGCTTGTCGCGCTGCACGGCTGCAAGCAGGGCCGCGCCGAGGTGGGCACCGCGTTCGTCGACCGGGCAAACCTCAACCAGTACGCCGACACCAACCGACTGATCGTGCTGTATCCGCAGGCGGTCCCCTCGGCGGTGAACCCGAACGGCTGCTGGGACTGGTGGGGATACCTCGGCGGGACCAACTACGCGATCAAGGGCGGAGCCCAGTTGGAGACCATCATGAACATGGTCCGCCGCCTGGACGGCTGA
- a CDS encoding ArsR/SmtB family transcription factor yields MAEDPVSNVFAALADPTRRAILARLAAGDATVNELAAPFPVSLQAISKHLNVLERAGLIVRTREAQWRRCRLDPAPLRSVAEWIDQYRRHWDERYDVLDDYLRELKEKPQ; encoded by the coding sequence ATGGCAGAAGATCCGGTGAGCAACGTGTTCGCCGCACTCGCCGATCCGACCCGCCGGGCGATCCTGGCCCGGCTGGCGGCCGGCGACGCGACGGTCAACGAACTGGCCGCGCCGTTCCCGGTCAGCCTCCAGGCCATCTCCAAGCACCTCAACGTGCTGGAGCGGGCCGGGCTGATCGTGCGTACCCGGGAGGCGCAGTGGCGGCGCTGCCGGCTCGACCCCGCCCCGCTCCGCTCCGTAGCCGAGTGGATCGACCAGTACCGCCGGCACTGGGACGAGCGGTACGACGTACTCGACGACTACCTGCGTGAACTGAAGGAGAAACCGCAATGA
- a CDS encoding SRPBCC family protein, with amino-acid sequence MSHKLVTDFPSDLEVTMTRTFDAPRELVFAVHTRAEHLKHWWGRGNPLDVEIDFRVGGRYRYVEHTPDGGSHAFRGEFREIVPNERIVQTFEYEPMAGHILEETLVFEERDGTTVVTGTSRFADKEDRDGMVASGMEAGAAESYAALDRYLKTLA; translated from the coding sequence ATGAGCCACAAGCTGGTCACCGACTTCCCGTCCGACCTCGAAGTCACCATGACCCGTACCTTCGACGCCCCCCGCGAACTGGTCTTCGCCGTGCACACCCGGGCCGAGCATCTGAAGCACTGGTGGGGCCGGGGCAACCCGCTCGACGTCGAGATCGACTTCCGGGTCGGCGGCAGGTACCGCTACGTCGAGCACACCCCGGACGGCGGCAGCCACGCGTTCCGCGGCGAGTTCCGGGAGATCGTGCCGAACGAGCGGATCGTCCAGACCTTCGAATACGAGCCGATGGCCGGCCACATCCTCGAGGAGACGCTGGTGTTCGAGGAGCGGGACGGCACGACCGTGGTCACCGGCACCTCACGTTTCGCCGACAAGGAGGACCGGGACGGTATGGTCGCCTCCGGGATGGAGGCCGGTGCCGCCGAGTCGTACGCCGCGCTCGACCGGTACCTCAAGACCCTCGCCTGA
- a CDS encoding NmrA family NAD(P)-binding protein gives MTDTSTVLVTGATGNVGRPLVAQLLTAGHRVRALTRDPDRADLPAGAEVVRGDLADAATLPAAFAGVDAVHLITFAGYEPITNGEEIVKLARDAGVRRATVLKGDVTRSPLEEAVEAGGLEWTYLGPVEFMSNTLEWADSVRDEGVVREAFPEAKSAMVHEADIAAVAAVALTGDGHAGREYWITGPQALTPPEKVRVIGEVLGREVRYVELSRDEIVAQWRGQGFGDDDIGFFLTMRTNPPEAGYTVLPTVEEVTGRPARTFARWVRENVAAFGG, from the coding sequence ATGACCGACACCAGCACTGTCCTCGTCACCGGCGCCACCGGCAACGTCGGACGCCCCCTCGTCGCGCAACTGCTGACCGCCGGGCACCGGGTCCGGGCGCTGACCCGCGACCCGGACCGCGCCGACCTGCCCGCCGGTGCCGAGGTGGTCCGGGGCGACCTGGCCGACGCCGCGACGTTGCCCGCCGCGTTCGCCGGCGTCGACGCCGTACACCTGATCACCTTTGCCGGCTACGAACCGATCACCAACGGCGAGGAGATCGTGAAGCTGGCCCGGGACGCCGGCGTACGGCGGGCGACCGTGCTCAAGGGCGACGTGACCAGGAGCCCGCTCGAAGAGGCGGTCGAGGCCGGCGGTCTGGAGTGGACGTACCTCGGGCCGGTGGAGTTCATGTCGAACACCCTGGAGTGGGCCGACTCGGTACGCGACGAGGGGGTGGTCCGGGAGGCGTTCCCCGAGGCGAAGAGTGCGATGGTCCACGAGGCGGACATCGCCGCGGTCGCCGCGGTCGCGCTGACCGGCGACGGACACGCCGGCCGCGAGTACTGGATCACCGGGCCGCAGGCACTCACCCCGCCGGAAAAGGTCCGCGTGATCGGCGAGGTCCTCGGCCGTGAGGTCCGCTACGTCGAACTCAGCCGGGACGAGATCGTCGCGCAGTGGCGCGGGCAGGGCTTCGGTGATGACGACATCGGCTTCTTTCTGACGATGCGCACCAACCCGCCGGAGGCCGGCTACACCGTGCTGCCCACCGTCGAGGAGGTCACCGGCAGACCGGCCCGGACCTTCGCCCGGTGGGTACGGGAGAACGTCGCGGCGTTCGGCGGCTGA
- a CDS encoding glycerophosphodiester phosphodiesterase family protein encodes MRKTRRITTAVLVAAMVLAGTPALATPAKGRTFDLQAHRGGLGLRVESSLASFGNALRLGVTTLELDVQITEDGQAVVTHDRRVAANKCVDTGPVTPGDPEFPYVGRYVNTLTLAQVRTLDCGTRTLPEHPGQLAVPGSTMPLLRDVFALVKRYGADGVTLNVETKVEAGAPHETAPREQFVQVTAAEIRAAGLLKQVTIQSFDWGALMRMRQVEPRLPLVALTNHDFLQTGQPGRSPWLGGLDIDDFGGDPIKAIKSFGAKTFSPVHGFPQNGSVADPGYRPYVTKEMVDHAHRNGIKVVPWTVNDVPTMAKLIDDGVDGIITDYPDRLRGLIAGRGYRLPKAYAAPFDIQAHRGGKATRPENTLPAFANALSNKDISTLELDTGVTSDGHLVVSHDRMVNGSHCVDTAPVRPRDPKFPYVGKQVRELTLQQIRTIDCGSKTTEPTQVPVPGARIPTLDEVFSLVKGSDRPDVRLNIETKINPLVADTAPYRNFTAKLVRAVEKAGFVDRVTIQSFDWRTIQHARTLNPRIETVALVWQYGPDECASLADECSLQAVYGDRTVKSPWTGGLDWWRYRDLGKLVRASGAGTVSANWQVHDPGQGTVSSADWYLRESPTYYHGPDVPVLQRRDKLKVVPYTVNDPAVMQRVIDLGVDGIITDDPELLIEVAIRNGLR; translated from the coding sequence GTGCGCAAGACACGCCGCATCACCACGGCGGTGCTGGTGGCGGCCATGGTGCTGGCCGGCACCCCGGCCCTCGCCACCCCCGCCAAGGGCAGGACGTTCGACCTGCAGGCCCACCGGGGCGGACTCGGCCTGCGGGTGGAGAGCAGCCTCGCCTCGTTCGGCAACGCGCTGCGCCTCGGGGTGACCACGCTCGAACTCGACGTGCAGATCACCGAGGACGGCCAGGCGGTCGTCACCCACGACCGCCGGGTCGCGGCGAACAAGTGCGTCGACACCGGACCGGTCACCCCGGGCGACCCCGAGTTCCCGTACGTCGGCAGGTACGTCAACACCCTCACCCTGGCCCAGGTCCGTACCCTCGACTGCGGCACCCGGACCCTGCCCGAGCACCCCGGCCAGCTCGCCGTACCGGGCTCCACGATGCCGCTGCTGCGCGACGTCTTCGCGCTGGTCAAGCGGTACGGTGCCGACGGCGTCACGCTCAACGTCGAGACCAAGGTCGAGGCCGGTGCGCCGCACGAGACCGCGCCCCGGGAGCAGTTCGTCCAGGTGACCGCCGCCGAGATCCGGGCGGCCGGACTGTTGAAGCAGGTCACCATCCAGAGCTTCGACTGGGGCGCGCTGATGCGGATGCGCCAGGTCGAGCCGCGGCTGCCGCTGGTCGCGCTGACCAACCACGACTTCCTGCAGACCGGCCAGCCGGGCCGGTCGCCGTGGCTGGGTGGCCTCGACATCGACGACTTCGGCGGCGACCCGATCAAGGCGATCAAGAGCTTCGGGGCGAAGACCTTCTCGCCCGTACACGGGTTCCCGCAGAACGGCTCGGTGGCCGACCCCGGCTACCGGCCGTACGTGACGAAGGAGATGGTCGACCACGCGCACCGCAACGGCATCAAGGTGGTGCCGTGGACGGTGAACGACGTACCGACGATGGCCAAGCTGATCGACGACGGCGTGGACGGGATCATCACCGACTACCCGGACCGGCTGCGCGGGCTGATCGCCGGCCGCGGCTACCGGCTGCCGAAGGCGTACGCGGCACCGTTCGACATCCAGGCCCACCGCGGCGGCAAGGCGACCCGGCCGGAGAACACCCTGCCGGCGTTCGCCAACGCACTGTCCAACAAGGACATCTCGACGCTGGAGCTGGACACCGGGGTGACCTCCGACGGCCACCTGGTGGTGTCGCACGACCGTATGGTCAACGGCTCGCACTGCGTCGACACCGCGCCGGTCCGCCCCCGCGACCCGAAGTTCCCGTACGTCGGCAAGCAGGTCCGGGAACTGACGTTGCAGCAGATCAGGACGATCGACTGCGGCTCGAAGACGACCGAGCCGACCCAGGTGCCGGTGCCCGGGGCCCGCATTCCCACCCTCGACGAGGTGTTCTCGCTGGTCAAGGGGAGCGACCGGCCCGACGTACGGCTGAACATCGAGACCAAGATCAACCCGCTGGTGGCGGACACCGCCCCGTACCGGAACTTCACCGCGAAGCTGGTCCGGGCGGTCGAGAAGGCCGGCTTCGTCGACCGGGTCACCATCCAGTCCTTCGACTGGCGGACGATCCAGCACGCCAGGACGCTCAACCCGCGGATCGAGACGGTCGCCCTGGTCTGGCAGTACGGCCCGGACGAGTGCGCCAGCCTCGCCGACGAGTGCTCGCTCCAGGCGGTGTACGGCGACCGTACGGTGAAGAGCCCGTGGACCGGTGGGCTGGACTGGTGGCGCTACCGCGACCTGGGCAAGCTGGTCCGTGCCTCCGGGGCCGGCACCGTGTCGGCGAACTGGCAGGTGCACGACCCGGGTCAGGGCACGGTCTCCTCGGCGGACTGGTACCTGCGGGAGAGCCCGACCTACTACCACGGCCCCGACGTGCCGGTGCTCCAGCGGCGCGACAAGCTCAAGGTGGTCCCGTACACGGTGAACGACCCGGCGGTCATGCAGCGGGTGATCGATCTCGGGGTCGACGGCATCATCACCGACGACCCGGAGCTGTTGATCGAGGTCGCCATCCGCAACGGCCTGCGCTGA